A region from the Achromobacter seleniivolatilans genome encodes:
- a CDS encoding LysR family transcriptional regulator, translated as MADLKLLEDLIALARTGSFVRAAELRHVTHPAFGRRIRALEAWAGAPLVDRQHLPVTLTPEGEALLKTATQVVEQMGLVRHRIRSSGAGGEAVLRIATGRSLARTLVADWIARLRHRTPKVLTEGTQVELSTGKAQDLVVKLEQGNVDLLCCYEHPALSVPLSPARYRYMTLATDKLVPVSQADARGRARYMLQDGGPPVPLITYTGGLAMERIVGDRLETTPYALTPFVRSDSLDAAHGAVAKGVGVAWLPWSMVAADCRRGVLAALGGRSEEIAFEVRLYRPRARLTDLAEAAWEATANRKA; from the coding sequence CCTGCTTTCGGGCGGCGTATCCGTGCGCTGGAGGCGTGGGCGGGCGCGCCTTTGGTCGACAGGCAGCACCTGCCGGTCACGCTGACGCCAGAGGGCGAGGCGCTCTTGAAGACCGCCACGCAGGTGGTCGAACAAATGGGCCTGGTGCGGCACCGCATACGCAGTTCCGGCGCAGGCGGCGAGGCCGTGCTGCGCATTGCCACCGGCCGCAGTCTGGCTCGCACGCTGGTCGCGGATTGGATCGCGCGCCTGCGCCACCGCACGCCCAAAGTGCTGACCGAAGGCACTCAGGTGGAACTGTCTACCGGCAAGGCGCAGGACCTGGTGGTGAAGTTGGAGCAGGGGAATGTGGACCTGCTTTGCTGTTACGAGCATCCGGCCCTGTCTGTTCCGCTCAGCCCTGCACGCTACCGTTATATGACCTTGGCCACCGACAAACTGGTGCCTGTCAGCCAGGCAGATGCTCGCGGCCGCGCCCGGTACATGCTGCAAGACGGCGGTCCGCCCGTGCCATTGATTACGTATACAGGCGGTCTGGCCATGGAGCGCATTGTTGGCGACCGCCTGGAAACGACCCCCTACGCGCTGACCCCATTCGTGCGCAGCGATTCGCTGGATGCCGCGCATGGCGCCGTGGCTAAAGGGGTAGGGGTGGCATGGCTGCCTTGGTCCATGGTGGCCGCCGATTGCCGCCGGGGCGTGCTGGCCGCGCTGGGCGGGCGCAGCGAAGAGATCGCCTTTGAGGTCCGCCTGTACCGTCCGCGTGCCCGGCTGACGGATCTGGCAGAAGCCGCCTGGGAAGCCACCGCCAATCGCAAGGCTTGA